The following are from one region of the Gammaproteobacteria bacterium genome:
- the nadC gene encoding carboxylating nicotinate-nucleotide diphosphorylase gives MSEKRVLPSDIDASVRRALAEDIGSGDVTAMLIPVDAVCDATVISREDAVLCGTAWFDAVFRQMDSAIQITWHAVDGDAVTANQTLCTLHGPARPLLSGERTALNFLQTLSGTATQARHYADAVQGAKVKILDTRKTIPGLRDAQKYAVRCGGCHNHRHGLYDGILIKENHILAAGSIREAIATARVHAQDRPVEVEVENLDEVREALAAGADILLLDNFDLEQMRAAVALNAGQAKLEASGGIGLDNLRQIADTGVDFISLGAITKHLHAIDLSMRFTETYWLA, from the coding sequence GTGAGCGAAAAACGCGTATTACCCAGCGACATTGATGCTTCCGTGCGCCGCGCACTCGCCGAAGATATTGGCAGCGGCGATGTCACCGCCATGCTGATCCCGGTCGATGCGGTGTGTGATGCCACCGTTATCAGCCGTGAGGATGCCGTGCTGTGCGGAACGGCGTGGTTTGACGCTGTTTTCCGGCAGATGGATAGCGCCATTCAGATCACCTGGCATGCCGTCGACGGCGATGCCGTAACTGCCAACCAGACATTGTGCACACTGCATGGCCCGGCGCGGCCGCTGTTGAGCGGGGAACGCACCGCTCTGAATTTTCTGCAAACCCTCTCCGGTACCGCGACCCAGGCGCGGCATTACGCCGATGCGGTGCAAGGCGCCAAGGTAAAAATCCTCGACACCCGTAAAACCATTCCCGGCCTGCGCGACGCGCAAAAATACGCCGTGCGTTGCGGCGGCTGCCACAATCACCGGCATGGGCTGTACGACGGCATTCTGATCAAGGAAAATCACATTCTCGCCGCAGGTTCCATCCGGGAGGCAATAGCAACGGCACGCGTCCATGCCCAAGACCGGCCGGTGGAAGTGGAAGTGGAAAATCTCGACGAGGTGCGCGAGGCTTTGGCGGCGGGTGCGGATATCCTGCTGTTGGATAATTTCGACCTGGAACAGATGCGTGCGGCGGTTGCGTTAAACGCTGGACAGGCTAAACTGGAGGCCTCTGGCGGCATCGGTCTGGACAACCTGCGCCAGATCGCCGACACTGGGGTGGATTTTATTTCGCTGGGCGCAATCACCAAGCACTTGCATGCGATTGACCTTTCCATGCGCTTTACCGAGACGTATTGGCTGGCTTGA